In Nocardia sp. XZ_19_385, the sequence GCGATGCCGCCGCCGGAGGCCGGGGTCTGGTTCAGGGCGGCGATAGCGGCCACCTCGGCACCGTCGGTGCCGGGGGCCGCGTCCGGGTTCGTCTTGCCCGGCGATCCCGGGAACAGCGGAGCGCCCGCATTGCGGGTCGGATCGCCGAAAAGCGCTACGGCGGCGATCTTGTCGGCCGGGATCACGCCCTTGCTCTGCCCGACCTCCTGGGCGAACAGCGACGCCACATGCGCACCCTGGGAATACCCGACGACCGCCAATCTGGTGTCGGGGCACCGGTCCACGACCGCCTGCGCCATCGACCGGAGCCGGGTCAGGCCGTCGGACACCGACTGCGCGTAGGGCGTCGTGCCGCCGTTGGTGAAGCCGCCGAAGCCGGCTTCGTAAGGGACATAGGCGCGATCGACCAAGCCGGCTTCAGGGGCCTTGGCCAGCATCGGGCGGAAAACCGTGGACAGCATGCCGGTGTCGGTGCTGGGCGCGGCATCCGGGGAGGACTCCCCCGTGCCCTGAATTCCCAACGCGTACAAGGCCGGACAGCTATCTATCGACAGACTTGTCGACGGGGCGGGCGTATCGGCCTGGGCGGCAATCGGACCGGTAACCGCGAATGCCACAGCAACGGTGAGTGCACTGAGCACCCCCGCGATTCTTGCCGGGTAATTGGCCATAGCGATTCGCAATCAATCCGTATTGCCACAGGTGAATCTTGACGCTCTCAAACGCATTCGACGGTAACAGATTCCGGCTATGACTGCCGCCATCGCGGAAAGTTTCCGCCCATACGGAAGAGATGCTGAACACAGGACGGCGCGGCGCCGGAATGTATTCGACGGTTTTCCGATCTCGGGATCGTTACCGCAACCCTCCGGCGAAGTCTGCGCGGGCCCGGAATCCGGTGTGCTGCCGGACAACTGGCGCCGCCATGGTTCGCTTGTGGGACAAAATCTACCCACAACGCAACGAATTCACGCATCCGACACGCGGTCGTTACCCAGGGTTACGTTGCGGAGGTCACCCGATAGACGTCGTAGACGCCTTCCACATTGCGCACCACATTGAGCAAGTGCCCCAAATGTTTCGGGTCGCCCATCTCGAAGGTGAACTTGCTGATCGCGACCCGGTCGCCGTGCGTGGCCACCGAGGCGGACAGGATGTTGACCTTCTCGTCGGCCAGCACCTTGGTCACATCGGAGAGCAGACGGGTGCGATCGAGGGCCTCGATCTGGATGGCCACCAGGAACACCGAAGACGGTGACGGCGCCCATTCCACCTCGATGATGCGTTCGGACTGCTCCTGCAGCGAGCCCGCGTTGGTGCAGTCGGTGCGGTGCACGCTCACCGCGCCGCCGCGGGTCACGAAGCCCATGATCTCGTCGCCCGGCACCGGAGTGCAGCACTTGGCCAGCTTGGCGACGGTGCCCGAGGCGCCCGGCACCAGCACGCCCGCGTCGCCGGTGACGCGCTGTCTGCTCGGGGTGGAGGAGGGCGTAGAGCGTTCGGCGAGTTCGTTCTCCACGTCGCCGATGCCGCCGAGCTGGGCCATGAGCCGCTGCACGACATGGTGCGCGGAAACCTGGTGCTCGCCGACCGCGGTGTAGAGCGTGGAGATGTCGGTGTAGTGCAGTTCGTGCGCGACCGCGGTCATCGCGTCCACACTCATCAAGCGCTGCAACGGAAGTCCGACCCGGCGGACCTCCTTGGAGATCTGCTCCTTACCGGACTCCAGAGCCTCTTCGCGGCGCTCCTTGGCGAACCACTGCCGGATCTTGGCCTTGGCGCGCGGCGAGACGACGAAGTTCTGCCAGTCCCGGCTCGGGCCGGCGTTCTGCGCCTTGGAGGTGAAAACCTCGACCACTTCGCCGTTTTCGAGCTGCCGCTCCAGCGCGACCAGGCGGCCGTTGACGCGCGCGCCGATGCAGCGGTGGCCGACCTCGGTGTGCACGGCGTAGGCGAAGTCGACCGGAGTCGACTTCTGCGGCAACGTGATCACATCGCCCTTGGGCGTGAACACGAAGATCTCCGGCGACTTCAGGTCGAAGCGCAGCGACTCCAGGAACTCGGCCGGGTCGGCGGCCTCGCGCTGCCAGTCGAGCAGTTGGCGCATCCAAGCCATGTCGTCGACTTCGGTGGAGTCCTGGGAGTGCTTGCCGCGGGTCTCCTTGTAGCGCCAATGCGCGGCGATACCGAATTCGGCGGTGCGGTGCATGTCCTGGGTGCGGATCTGCACCTCCAGGGGCTTGCCGTCCGGACCGACGACGGTGGTGTGCAGCGACTGGTAGACGCCGTAGCGGGGCTGGGCGATGTAGTCCTTGAACCGGCCCGCCATCGGCTGCCACAGCGAGTGCACCACGCCGACAGCGGCATAGCAGTCGCGCACCTCGTCGCAGAGGATGCGGATACCGACCAGGTCGTGGATGTCGTCGAAGTCCTTACCCTTGACGATCATCTTCTGATAGATCGACCAGTAATGCTTGGGACGGCCCTCGACGATCGCGGTGATCCGTGATGCCGCAAGGGTATTCACGATTTCGGCGCGGACCTTCGCGAGGTAGGTGTCACGCGACGGTGCGCGGTCGGCGACCAGGCGCACGATCTCGTCGTACTTCTTCGGGTGCAGGATCGCGAACGCGAGGTCCTCGAGCTCCCACTTGACCGTGGCCATACCGAGTCGATGCGCAAGCGGCGCAATGACTTCCAGGGTTTCCTTGGCCTTCTTCGCCTGCTTCTCCGGCGGCAGGAAGCGCATGGTGCGCATGTTGTGCAGGCGGTCGGCGACCTTGATGACGAGCACGCGCGGATCGCGGGCCATCGCGATGATCATCTTGCGGATGGTCTCGGCCTCGGCGGCGGCGCCCAGGTTGACCTTGTCCAGCTTGGTGACGCCGTCGACCAGATGCGCGACCTCTTGACCGAAGTCGGTGGTCAGCTGCTCCAGCGAGTAGCCGGTGTCCTCCACCGTGTCGTGCAGCAGCGCCGCGACCAGCGTGGTGGTGTCCATGCCGAGCTCGGCCAGGATGTTGGCCACCGCGAGCGGGTGCGTGATGTACGGATCGCCCGATTTGCGGAACTGGTGCGCGTGCCGTTCGTCGGCGACATCGAAGGCGCGCTGCAACAGCGTCAGGTTCGCCTTCGGATACAGCTCGCGGTGCACCGAGGCCAGCGGCTCCAGCACCGGCTTGACCGCGGCGATGCCACGCTGACCGGTCATCCGGCGGGCCAGGCGGGCGCGCACCCGGCGCGAGGCGGAGGTGGGGACGGCAGCGGACGTTCCGGGCTCCCGCGCGGGTTGTTTGGCCGCGGGCGGTTTCGGCGCGCCGGGCATGTCGGCCGGGGTAGGGGCACCGTTCGACTCTGGAGACGATGCCGATTGCCCGACATTCGCCTCGCCCACGTGTTGAGCCATGCCACCACCTCTCCGCGCCTCGATCGCAACACCCTATCCGACCGCTGCAACCGCCCAGATCACCACTTTAGTCGCGGGTCCGGACCAGCGACCGATTGGTGAATTCCGGGTTGGTATCAGGAGCGAATTCTGTTGACACCATTCGCCGATTGTGGCTGGCTGGGGCCGTGACCGTTCGCGTTGCCGCCATCGCCGATCTGCATATGCGTCCTCTCGTCGCCGGGACATTCCGGCACGCGTTTCTCCAGCTCGCCGACCACGCCGACGTTCTGCTGCTGGCGGGCGACCTCACCGAGGGCGGGCGAATCGCGGAGGCGGAGCTGCTGTGCGCCGAACTCGCGCATGTCCCGGTCCCGATGGTCGCCGTGCTCGGCAACCACGACCACGACCGCAAACAGGGCTACCGCATCGCCGCCATGCTCACCGCCCACGGCGTCCAGATGCTCGAAGGCGACTCGGTGACGCTGGAGTTGGCGGGCATCCGCGTCGGCATCGCGGGTGTCATGGGCGGCAGTGGCGGCTACCCCGGGCACCCCGGCGACCCCGACAACGCCAGCCCCCAACATCGCGAGCGCATGCGCCGCGGCCCCCTCGACGCCCACATCTTGGAACAGGCGCTCGAATCCCTCGACTCCGACATCCGGATCGCCCTGATGCACTTCGCCCCCGTCATCGACACCATCGTCGGTGAACCGATCCGCATCTACCCCGGCCTCGGCTGCCAAGAGCTCGCCACCGCCATCGACCGGGGTGGCGCCGACCTCGCCGTCCACGGCCACGCCCACGCCGGCACCGAATCCGGGCAGACTCCCGGCGGCGTCCCCGTCCGCAACGTCTCCTACCCCGTCCTGCGCCGCCCGTACGCGGTGTACACGGTCGAACCCACCGCGGCCGTCGCCTGAGCACTGCCGATCAGGGTGCGAAGTGGCTCGGCCGGCGTGCGGGTGCGGCGTTGTAAGTTCGGGCGGTGATCATCGCCCGCTCGTTGCTGTTGTTCGCGTTGGCCGCGCTTGCCGAGATCGGTGGGGCGTGGTTGGTGTGGCAGGGCTGGCGGGAGCAGCGGGGCGTGCTGTGGATCGCTGCGGGCATTGTCGCGCTGGGGGCGTACGGGTTTGTAGCAACCTTCCAGCCCGATCCGAACTTCGGCCGGATACTCGCGGCCTACGGTGGCGTCTTTGTCGCGGGCTCGCTGGCTTGGGGCATCGTCGTCGACAAATTCCACCCCGACCGCTGGGATTATCTCGGAGCCGCGATCTGCCTCGTCGGCGTCGCGATCATCATGTACGCGCCGCGCGGCTGATCGCGCAGGGGCGCGACAAGGTCAGTCCTGGGCGAAGGCCCAGACGGCGGCGGGGCGGCCGGTGGGTTTGGTGCGGCGGCGTTCGGTAGTGCGGGTGAGGCCGGGGATCGCGGCGAGGGTGCGGTTGAGGTTGGCGGGGTCGGGGCGGGTGCCGAGCAGGGTGGTGGCGAGGTCTACGGCGCGGGTGGCGGGGAATTCGGCGCCGGTCAGGGCGCGGGTGAAGGCCAGGTCTTTCCAGAGCAGGCGGGTGAGGTGGGCGCGGGCCACTTCGACGATGGCGTTGTGGTCGAAGGCGAGGGGCGGCAGGTCGTCGAACGGCACCCACTGCGCCGGACCCTCGTGGATGCCGACGACCGCCCACATCGCGATGGACAGGGTCGGGCCCCGGGGGTCGCGGGTGGGTTCGTCGAAGGTGACCAGCTGGCCGACGGCGCCGATCGCCGCCTCCGGCACGCCTAGTTTGGTGTGCACCGCGCGGCGGGCCGCTACGGCGAGACGTTCGCCGCGGCCCAAAAGCACGCCGGGGAGGGCGAGTTCGCCGGTGAACGGCTCGTGTTCACGCGGCGCGATTCCGATGGTGACTCCGCTGTCGGTATCCCAGAAGCGCAGTGTCACCACATCGACCGAAACCACCGATTGCTCCACGGCGCACCATCCTGCCGGACGCCACCGGGCTCGGACCGGCGGGGCGGGCGGTGTTCGCGGGCGAGTACCCGCACTGACCGGCGTCTGGTCGACTGGCGAATAGTCCGCTACCTTCGCGGAAGATGCGCACTCGGACTCGGCGGGCCGCGGCTGCCCTCGCGGCCACGATGGTCGCGCTGCTGGTGCCCGCGGCGGCACCGGCGGCCGGGGTCCGCGCGCTGGGTCCAGAATTCCTGTGGGGCGTCTCGGTGTCGGGATTCCAATCCGAGGGCGCGGCGCCGGACAGCAACTGGCTGCGCTACATCCAGCAGAACCCCGAATTCGACGAGTACGGCGACGCGGTCGACTTCTATCATCGCTATGCCGCCGACATCGATCTCGCCGCCGGACTCGGCGTCGAGGTGTTCCGGATCGGAATCGAGTGGGCACGTTTGCAACCGGACGGCCGCGGCGAGTGGGATGACGACGCGTTCGACTACTACGACAAAGTCCTCGACAAGATCGCTCAGTCCGGCATGCGCCCGATGCTGACCCTCGACCACTGGGTGTACCCAGGCTGGGCCTACGACCGCGGCGGCTGGGACCACCCGGACATGGTGCGCGACTGGCTCGCCAACATGCGCAAGGTGGTGGACCGGTACGCCGACCGAAATCCGTTGTGGGTCACCATCAATGAACCCGTCGCCTACATCAGTCACGAGGTGAACCTGCGCGGCACCGATCGGAAGGTGATGGAGAAGCGCGTCGCCGCCGCCCACAACGCCATCTACGACCACATCCACAGCCGCCGCGCCGACGCCATGGTGACCAGCAACGTCGGCTACGTCGCCGGCAACGACCTCCAGATCAACGGCTCCCTACTGGCCGATATCGGCTCCCGCCTCGACTACATCGGCTTCGACTACTACTACGCCTTCGAACCCCCGAAGCGTGACCCCTCCGCCCTCTGGGAACTACCCGTCCGCACCGAAGGCATCTACTTCGCCCTCCGCCGCTACGCCCGCCTCTTCCCCGGCAAACCGCTGTTCGTCGTCGAGAACGGCATCACCACCGACAACCACAAGCCCCGCGGCGAGGGCTACACCCGCAGCGACCACCTCCGCGACTCCATCTACTGGCTGCAACGCGCCGCCGCCGACGGCATGAACATCATCGGCTACAACTACTGGAGCCTCACCGACAACTACGAATGGGGCAGCTACGCACCACGTTTCGGTCTCTACACCGTCAACGCCCAGGCCGGTGACCTCACCCGCGTCCCCACCGAAGCAGCCGCCACCTACGCCGATATCGTCGAGGCAGATGGAGTCGACTTCCACTATCGCCCAACCCGTCCACCCGCCGACTGCACCCTCGTCGACCCACCCACCAGCTGCGCCGACCCGGTCGAACTTCCCTGACCGTGCCACCTTTCGTCACGCCGCCATGCGAGGAATCGGTAGAGGGGTGCGGTCCGCGCGGCTCGGACCGTCGGAGGTTAGAACAATCGGGATGTCGAGTTGTCTTGCCAGCCAGTCGATTCGGCCTGGCGGTAGCTCGGCGAGGAGGGGTTCGGCGGTTGCGAGGAGGTCGGTTAGACGCTGTTGGTGGGTCAGGTCCTGCCAGGCGCCGAGGCGGAGATCGTGAATGGCGCCGTCGGCAGTGTCGTATCCGGTTGCGGCATAGCCGGATTGGACGTCGAGGTGGGTGACGGCGAGGCCGTCGATGCCGTCGCAGGCGGCGATGGCATAGCGGAGCAGGGTGAGGTCGAGGTGGCCGCGGCGGAACGGGCCCTGGTAGGGGCCGAAGGTGTTGTGCGGCTCGGGGATGTCGAGGGACGGGTCTTCGGTCGGGAAGGGGCCCGCACCGTGGCGGGTCATGTAGGTGCGGGTGACGCCAAGGGTGTAGGCGGTGGCCCCGATATCGGCGAGCATGGTGCGGGCGTTGCGTGGCTCCACTGTTGACCAGGTGGTGTGCGGGTGGAAACCGCGCCACTCGTCTAGCAGAACTCCTTGTGCGCCTTCGAAAATCAGCCTGCCGCGGCGAGCGAGGCGAGCGAGTTCGCCGCCGTCGACGATGCGCACGGCGGCGGCAAACTCGCTATACATTTCGACGAGGTCGGCGATCGGTTCGTAGCGGTGCGCGCTCGGTGCGATCAGTGGGCCGTAGTGTGCCGCCAGCAGATCGAGTTTCTGCCGCAGCACCTTCGGGCGCAAGCAGTCGGCGACGGTCGGCGCGTCGTATTGGAGGGCATACGAGGCGGTTTCACCTATCCCGCGCCCACAGGAACCGTGCCGCGAGGAACCCCTCGCGTCCTCGCGGGCACGGTTCGCCGCAATGTGGATCGGAGTGGTGAGCAGCGCCCGCCCATCGATTCGCAACAGCGACAACGGATCCGGAACATCGAGCGCCGTCAACTGCCGCGCCTCCCCCGCCAGTGCGATCGGCTCGACCAGCATGTGCTGCGACAGCAACGTGGGGACACCCGAGAACGTCCCGGCCCCGAACTGAGCGAAGGTGTGGTGCCTCCCGTCGGCAATCACGTTGTGCGCGGCCTGCGCTCCCCCGTTGAACCGCACCACGGCACCCGCCCCGAGCCCCGCCTCGGCCGAGCACAACCAATCAACAGTCGCGCCCTTCCCCGCGTCCCCGAACCCGAGATCCACCACAATGACGTGCTGCCCGTCCACCTTCCACTCCCTTCGTTACCCGTTTCCCGGCGTCGTCAGCGGGAGCCGGGCGGCAGCGCGCGAGGAGCTGTGGGGCTCAATGCTTTTCCGACGGCGGCGACTTCGGCGGCGGAGCCGAGGTCGGCGAGGTCGGCCAAGCCGGTGTCGAGGTCGACGCGGTCTTCCTCCAGGCCGATGGTCAGCGCGATGAGTTCGCAGACCGCGGCGGGATCGTCCAGCTTCATGAAGTTCTGGCCGAGCAGATCGCGCCAGTGGTCGGCGATTTCCGGGTCGTTGTAGTAGCTCGACTGGTTCGGCAGGATGTAGTAGACGTGCCAGCGTTCGGCGAGCTGCCGGTAGATCGATTCGACCGAAACGTCTTTGCGCACATGGTCCCCGACGACGGCGCGGATGTGCCTGGACGCCAGTTTGCGCTTGTTCAGTTCGTCGCCGATGAGGAAGAGGTAGCCGCGTTTGCGGCGCTTCTCCCAGGCATCGGTGACGATGTGGGTGGCCATGAAATAGGCGGCCAGTTCGTAGCTTTCGGACTTCTGGCCACCGCCGCCGCCTTCGAGCAGGATGTTGCGGAGTTGCTCGTCCATCCGGTTGTCGGACTCGAACTGGCCGACCTGCAACGGAACTCGGTCGCAGTCGGCGTCACCGATGGCGCCGAACAGGATCTGCGGGTCGTCGGCATACCCTTTGCGCTGTAGGAGTCCGTGCAACTTGCCGAGCTTGCGCTGCATGATGATCGGCACCTGCCCCATCGAGCCCGTGACGTCGAAGAGCACCGCGATCGGCAGCGAGTTGCCGTGATCGGCCGAATCCCGGCATTCCCGCGCGTCCACGCCGAGCGGGTCGAGCGACGGATGCGCCTGCCAGGTGTCGTAGGGCTTGTTCCGCATCTCCGCGGTGTAGCCGAAGTCGTCCAGCCCCCGGCTGGCCCGATAGGTCTTGGCCGCCCGATAAGCGGTGTCGTCCCAGTGTCCGTATCCCATGATCATTCCTCCCGTTCGATCTGTTTTAGTCTATGCCACCAAAACAAAGAGCGTCAAGGACTTACACTGCGAAGGTGGACCCGTTGACCCAGATCCGGGCGATCTGCCTGGCGCTACCGGAGAGCAGCGAACGGCTCAGCCATGGCTGCCCGACCCCGGACCGCTTCTTCAAACCCCCCTACGTCGGCCACCGCGGCTGGCTCGGCGTCCGCCTCAGCATCGACCCGGACTGGCCCGAGATCACCGAGATCATCCGCGACGCCTACCGCCAGGTCGCCCCGAAAAAACTGGCAGCCCAACTGGATTGACCCGCCATGCCCGAACCGCACGCCCCTTGCCGGGAACGGTCAAGGGGCGTGCGGGGTTTCGGATATCACCGAACCAAGGTTTCGGTGAGCCCCTCGGGTGTGAGTTCCACCCGGCGGGTGACGCCGATGTCGTCGAGGAAGCGCGGGTCGTGACTGACCACGATCAGCGCACCTTCGAAGCTGGACAGGGCCTGGGTGAGGTGTTGCAGGCTGGGCAGGTCCAGGTTGTTGGTCGGCTCGTCCAGGAGGAGCAGTTTCGGCGCGGGGTCGGCCAGTAGCAGCATGGCCAGGGCCGCCCGGAGGCGTTCACCGCCGGACAACGCGCCCGCCGCCACGTCGGCGTCGGCGCCGCGGAACAGGAAGCGGGCCAGCTGCGTTCGAATCTGTTGCGGCGTGGCGTGGGGGGCCGCCGCCGCGACATTCTCGAACACCGTCAGCTCCTCGTCGAAGATGTCCAGGCGCTGCGGCAGCATGCGCCACGGCACCTTCGGACCCTGCGACGAGACATGTTGCAGCAGCGTCGTTTTGCCTACGCCGTTGCGACCGGTGAGCGCGATGCGTTCCGGCCCGGACACCTTCATGGTGACCGTCGGACCGCAGGCCAGCCGCACCTCGTCCAGCTCGATGACATCCTGGCCCGGGTAGAGCCTGGTGCCGGGGAGCTCGACCCGGATCTCCTTGTCGGCCCGGAGCAGTTCCTCGGCCTGATCCAGGTGCTGTTTCGCGTCCTCCAGCTTCTCGATGTGGTTGTTGCGCAGCTTCCCGGCCGACACCTGGGCCTGCCGTTTGCGTTCGGCCATAATGATTTTCGGCTCCCGCTTCTGATCCCACATCTTCTGGCCGTAGCGCTTGCGGCGGTCCAGTTTGATGCGGGCCTCGACGAGTTCCTGCGCCTGCTTGCGGACATCGCTGCGGGCGTCGCGGATCGCGGCGCGCGCCACCTCCTGCTCCGCCTCGACAATCCGCTCGTATTCGCTGAAATTCCCGCCGAACAAACGCAACTCGCCCTGCCGCAGCTCGGCGATCGTCGTCATCCGGTCCAGTAGTTCGCGGTCGTGGCTGACCGTGAGCACCGTGCCGGAGAACTGGCTGATCACCTCGTAAAGACGTTCCCGCGCAACGTGATCCAGGTTGTTGGTCGGCTCGTCGAGCAGCAGTACCTCGGGTTCGGTGAGTAGCTGGGCCACCAGCCCGAGCAGCACCGTCTCGCCACCGGACAGGGTGTCCAGGGTGCGATCCAGCTGGGCGGCCGAATCGGCGAGATAGTGCAGGCCGAGCCGGCCCAGCAGCGCGATCGCGCGTTCCTCGACATCCCAGGCGGCGCCCACGATGTCGAAGTCGGCCTCGTCGCCGCCGCCGGATTCGATGCGGTGCAACGCTTTCCGGATGTCGGCGATGCCGAGCACGGCGTCGACCCGCTGCCCTTCGGCCAGACCTAGATCCTGCCGGAGATAGCCGAGGTGCCCGGAGACGGTGATGGATCCGCCGATCGGAGCCAGTTCACCGGTGATCAACCGCAGCAGCGTGGATTTTCCCGCGCCGTTGCTGCCGACGAGACCGATGTGGCCGGTACCGAGAACGGCCGAGAGCCCGTCGAAGACAGGTGTGCCGTCAGGCCAGGTGAAAGTGAGATCGGAAATAGACAGAAAAGACATGCGTCCTCCTGAGGTGCGACGGTATCGCGGCGCGCACTACGCGGGCCGCCCGAAAGCGCTACCTCAGAACTTCAACGGCATGACTCCGATCAACGGGAACAAGACCCGACTAGGTTACGCAGACATCCCAGGATTGCGCCAGTGAGTTCTGGGTCACAATCCTGCTCGACGGCTCAGATCTTGACGATCGAGGTGACCGGGTAGTTGCCCTGGCGCTCGCGTCCATTGAGGAACTCCAGCTCCAAAACCACTGCGGCGGCGACGATCTCAGCGCCCGCCTGGCTGAAGAGGTCGGCCGCGGCCGCCAGCGTGCCACCGGTGGCGAGCACGTCGTCGAGCAGCAGTACACGCTTGCCCACCAGGTCCAGGCCGTCGGCCGGGATCTCCAGCGCGGCCGAGCCGTACTCCAGGCTGTATTCGCGATTCAGAACGGGCGGGGGCAGCTTGCCGGCCTTGCGCACCGCGAGCACGCCCGTGCCGAGCGTGGCGGCCACGCCCGCACCGAGCAGGAACCCGCGCGCGTCGACACCCGCCACCAGATCGGCGTCGGGCGCGCAGGCGGCGAGGCAGTCGATAACCGTCCGGAAGCCTTCGGCATCGGCGAACACCGGGGTCAGATCCGCGAAACGCACTCCGGGCGTCGGGAAGTCGTCCCGCCACCGGGTGAGCTGCCGCACCAGCTGTCCCGCCTGCGCGGTCCGCTCGGCCACTAGCTCCTCGGATTCGATCGCCGCGTGCTTGCTCATCGAGCCCTCTCCATGGTCACCTGCGCTCACCGCTGCAACACCCAGCGGTCCATATTCCATCCGGACCCCGCCTGGGTGGGGCCCGCCAGACCGTTCTGCAGCCCGTCGGCGAATGCGATGGTGCGGGGAGTGGCGAACAACGGAATGCTCGGCATCTCCGCCCACAGCAGGTTCTCGCCGTCGGTGAGCAGATTCAGTTGCGCCGTCGAATTATCGTCGGCAGCAAGCTGATCGGTGATCGAATCGTAGCGGCCATTGCCGAATCGACCGAAATTGAGGCCGTTTCCGGTGCGCAACGCGCTGGTCGCCGCGACTCCGGACAGCATCCCGGCCGGGCCGGGAACCGCTGCGGTGCTGCCGAGTACGGCATCGACCTTGCCCTCGCCGAGCTGGCCGGGCTTGAAGTCGGCGGAGCCTGCGTCGACCACGTTGATGCCCGCCGGTTTACAGGATTCGGCGATCATGGCGACGGTCCGGCTACGGCGTTCGTCCGGCCCGAGGTACCCGATGCGGATGGTTTGCCCGGCGGCCTTACCCGCGGCCAGAGCGCCGGTCGCGCCGGGGATATCGGTGTTCTTGTACTTGTTGGCGGCGCCGGTGACCGCCGGGTAGAACAGCGAATCCTCCTGCACCGTCCGGGAGTTCAGCGGCCCGGAGCCGAGCGCGGTGGTCGGCAGATCCTTGGCCTTGCCGACCTGGTTGTAGAGCTCCTGACGCGGCACGCACAGCGCGAAACCACGACGCGCGTCGACCGAGCCGAACACTCCCCCGGTCGCCAGTACCAGCTGCTCGGCGCCCCGGCCCGGCACGGTTCGCGTCGAATACCCGTCCAGGTTCAGGTCTTTCACCGAGTCACCGCCGATATCGACGACGCTGACGGCTCCGTCGCCGATCTTCTTCCCGAGATCGGCGGACTTGCCGTACACCACGATCCGCCCGGTCTCGGGCTTGTTGCCCCACCAGCGTTCGTTCCCGACCAGCACCAAACCATCGGCAGGACTGAAGGATTCGATCCGGTACGGCCCCGAGGACGGGAACTTCGTGACGTCCAGGCTGCCGGACAGGTTCCAGCCGGTGTTCCAGAAATCGGCCAGCCGCCCGACCGCCGCGGCGTCACCGGTTTGCAAGGGTGCCACCACATTCGGCACGTTCGCCGCCCGCGCGGCGACGTGCGCCGGCATCAGCTCACCGGCGGTGAACAGGTTCCGCCAGTACTGGTAATGCCGGTCCGGCCGGAACACCACGGTGGCGTCCTTGGACCCGGGCTGGCACTCCACCCGCTCGATATCGGCGTAA encodes:
- a CDS encoding RelA/SpoT family protein: MPGAPKPPAAKQPAREPGTSAAVPTSASRRVRARLARRMTGQRGIAAVKPVLEPLASVHRELYPKANLTLLQRAFDVADERHAHQFRKSGDPYITHPLAVANILAELGMDTTTLVAALLHDTVEDTGYSLEQLTTDFGQEVAHLVDGVTKLDKVNLGAAAEAETIRKMIIAMARDPRVLVIKVADRLHNMRTMRFLPPEKQAKKAKETLEVIAPLAHRLGMATVKWELEDLAFAILHPKKYDEIVRLVADRAPSRDTYLAKVRAEIVNTLAASRITAIVEGRPKHYWSIYQKMIVKGKDFDDIHDLVGIRILCDEVRDCYAAVGVVHSLWQPMAGRFKDYIAQPRYGVYQSLHTTVVGPDGKPLEVQIRTQDMHRTAEFGIAAHWRYKETRGKHSQDSTEVDDMAWMRQLLDWQREAADPAEFLESLRFDLKSPEIFVFTPKGDVITLPQKSTPVDFAYAVHTEVGHRCIGARVNGRLVALERQLENGEVVEVFTSKAQNAGPSRDWQNFVVSPRAKAKIRQWFAKERREEALESGKEQISKEVRRVGLPLQRLMSVDAMTAVAHELHYTDISTLYTAVGEHQVSAHHVVQRLMAQLGGIGDVENELAERSTPSSTPSRQRVTGDAGVLVPGASGTVAKLAKCCTPVPGDEIMGFVTRGGAVSVHRTDCTNAGSLQEQSERIIEVEWAPSPSSVFLVAIQIEALDRTRLLSDVTKVLADEKVNILSASVATHGDRVAISKFTFEMGDPKHLGHLLNVVRNVEGVYDVYRVTSAT
- a CDS encoding metallophosphoesterase → MTVRVAAIADLHMRPLVAGTFRHAFLQLADHADVLLLAGDLTEGGRIAEAELLCAELAHVPVPMVAVLGNHDHDRKQGYRIAAMLTAHGVQMLEGDSVTLELAGIRVGIAGVMGGSGGYPGHPGDPDNASPQHRERMRRGPLDAHILEQALESLDSDIRIALMHFAPVIDTIVGEPIRIYPGLGCQELATAIDRGGADLAVHGHAHAGTESGQTPGGVPVRNVSYPVLRRPYAVYTVEPTAAVA
- a CDS encoding YnfA family protein, which produces MIIARSLLLFALAALAEIGGAWLVWQGWREQRGVLWIAAGIVALGAYGFVATFQPDPNFGRILAAYGGVFVAGSLAWGIVVDKFHPDRWDYLGAAICLVGVAIIMYAPRG
- a CDS encoding NUDIX hydrolase, translating into MEQSVVSVDVVTLRFWDTDSGVTIGIAPREHEPFTGELALPGVLLGRGERLAVAARRAVHTKLGVPEAAIGAVGQLVTFDEPTRDPRGPTLSIAMWAVVGIHEGPAQWVPFDDLPPLAFDHNAIVEVARAHLTRLLWKDLAFTRALTGAEFPATRAVDLATTLLGTRPDPANLNRTLAAIPGLTRTTERRRTKPTGRPAAVWAFAQD
- a CDS encoding family 1 glycosylhydrolase yields the protein MRTRTRRAAAALAATMVALLVPAAAPAAGVRALGPEFLWGVSVSGFQSEGAAPDSNWLRYIQQNPEFDEYGDAVDFYHRYAADIDLAAGLGVEVFRIGIEWARLQPDGRGEWDDDAFDYYDKVLDKIAQSGMRPMLTLDHWVYPGWAYDRGGWDHPDMVRDWLANMRKVVDRYADRNPLWVTINEPVAYISHEVNLRGTDRKVMEKRVAAAHNAIYDHIHSRRADAMVTSNVGYVAGNDLQINGSLLADIGSRLDYIGFDYYYAFEPPKRDPSALWELPVRTEGIYFALRRYARLFPGKPLFVVENGITTDNHKPRGEGYTRSDHLRDSIYWLQRAAADGMNIIGYNYWSLTDNYEWGSYAPRFGLYTVNAQAGDLTRVPTEAAATYADIVEADGVDFHYRPTRPPADCTLVDPPTSCADPVELP
- a CDS encoding adenylosuccinate synthetase, whose translation is MDGQHVIVVDLGFGDAGKGATVDWLCSAEAGLGAGAVVRFNGGAQAAHNVIADGRHHTFAQFGAGTFSGVPTLLSQHMLVEPIALAGEARQLTALDVPDPLSLLRIDGRALLTTPIHIAANRAREDARGSSRHGSCGRGIGETASYALQYDAPTVADCLRPKVLRQKLDLLAAHYGPLIAPSAHRYEPIADLVEMYSEFAAAVRIVDGGELARLARRGRLIFEGAQGVLLDEWRGFHPHTTWSTVEPRNARTMLADIGATAYTLGVTRTYMTRHGAGPFPTEDPSLDIPEPHNTFGPYQGPFRRGHLDLTLLRYAIAACDGIDGLAVTHLDVQSGYAATGYDTADGAIHDLRLGAWQDLTHQQRLTDLLATAEPLLAELPPGRIDWLARQLDIPIVLTSDGPSRADRTPLPIPRMAA
- a CDS encoding ABC-F family ATP-binding cassette domain-containing protein produces the protein MSFLSISDLTFTWPDGTPVFDGLSAVLGTGHIGLVGSNGAGKSTLLRLITGELAPIGGSITVSGHLGYLRQDLGLAEGQRVDAVLGIADIRKALHRIESGGGDEADFDIVGAAWDVEERAIALLGRLGLHYLADSAAQLDRTLDTLSGGETVLLGLVAQLLTEPEVLLLDEPTNNLDHVARERLYEVISQFSGTVLTVSHDRELLDRMTTIAELRQGELRLFGGNFSEYERIVEAEQEVARAAIRDARSDVRKQAQELVEARIKLDRRKRYGQKMWDQKREPKIIMAERKRQAQVSAGKLRNNHIEKLEDAKQHLDQAEELLRADKEIRVELPGTRLYPGQDVIELDEVRLACGPTVTMKVSGPERIALTGRNGVGKTTLLQHVSSQGPKVPWRMLPQRLDIFDEELTVFENVAAAAPHATPQQIRTQLARFLFRGADADVAAGALSGGERLRAALAMLLLADPAPKLLLLDEPTNNLDLPSLQHLTQALSSFEGALIVVSHDPRFLDDIGVTRRVELTPEGLTETLVR